Below is a genomic region from Fodinibius saliphilus.
AGTTACGAGCACATAACCACGCCCCGGGGCAACATCCAAATCCGAAATCAACTTACGTATAAAACCATTTGCAGCGTGCAATACCTGACCGGCTTTCAACGTCGGCCCCTTAGTAATATAGACTTTGCCATCTGCAGTTGTTTTTTCAACCGTGCTATTCCACTTAATAGTTATGCCTGCGGCATTTACTTTCTGCACCAGCGCCTGTATCATCTTACCGGGATGCAATGACCCTTCCAATCTGTTCTGAATAACAGAATAACCTTCCATTTTGGTAGGGGTATACACTTGGCTCTCCCCAATTAGTTCTTCCATCCAGCTATTAAAGCGCTCTACTTCTGATGACACCCTATTGAATGTATCACCAGAAGTAAAGAATTCATAGCCGCCACAGTGCCGGTATCCTATTGCCTCTTCCCCGATCACCTCCTTGAGACGTTCAAGCCCTCGATATCGCCGAACAATGCGCTCTTTTACAATATCTTGTGATTCTTTCTTAATATCTGCCAAGTGTTCACCGATAGATCCCACACAAGCAAAACCAGCATTTCGGGTACTGGCTCCACTGGGCAAGAATCCCCGTTCCAGCACTACTACCCTGGCACTGGGATGGGCTCTTTTATAAAATAACGCAGACGACAACCCCACAATACCTGCTCCAATAATAATAATGTCAAAGGATTGTAATAAGGAATCCTCCTCCCAAAAAGAAAAATTGTAGCTCATCATTTACCTCATTTTTCAAAATCCAGACGCCAATCAATTATGCACGATATAAACAGCAGGCTAAGATAACGGTTTAAATACAAGTGAAGCCATCAGTGCAGCCCCGGTGATAAAACAATCTTCATCAATATTATACTGTGGATGGTGCCAGGAATAGGTTGATCCTGTTTCTTCTCTACCACTTCCTAAAAAGAAAAATGCCCCGGGGAATTCTTGTTGATAAAATGCAAAGTCCTCACCTGCCATTATAGGTTCTTCCAGCAGCTTTACATTTCCATTTCCCAACAGTTCAGTTGCGGCATCTTTAACATTTTCTGCTGCCCATTCGGTATTAATAACGGCAGGATATCCATAGTCAAAATCAAAGGTATAGGCGCCGCCAGTAGCTTCAGCAACCCCTTTAGCAGTTGCTTCAATCCGATCCCGAATCATATCTGCGATTTCTTTACCAAAGGTACGAACAGTACCCAACATATCAACCTTCGCAGGAATAACATTGTGAGCAGAACCCCCATCTATTTTCCCAACTGTTACCACTGCCGGCTCTGTGGGGTTTACATTACGACTGACAATTGTTTGAATCTGATTCACAAACTGCGATGCCATTACAATGGGATCAATTGCTTCGTGAGGAGAAGCGGCATGCCCACCTTTGCCTATAAGTTCAACACGAAATTCATCAGGGCGTGCCATTAATGCTCCTTTTCGGAGTGCAATCTGGCCTGGCTCCAAATCGGGATATGAATGCAATCCATATATAACGTCTACACCTTTTTTCTGCAAGTAACCAGTTTCGCAAAGCAACCGGCCGCCACCAGGCAACTTCTCCTCTCCAGGCTGAAATATAAACAAAACAGTTCCTTCAATCTGATCTCTTATCTCCGAGAGCAACCGGGCCGTTCCCAGCATGTTGGCAGTATGGGCGTCGTGCCCACAACAATGGGCGACTCCCGAATTTTCAGAAATAAAGGGCTCTTTATGCTTACCTTCCTCTGTTATCGGTAACGCATCTATATCTGCACGTAAAGCGACAACTTTATCAGCCTCTATACCTCCTTCAAGAACTCCAACACAACCTGTTTGCAATGGCCGATCAACGTTAATACCAAGTTCCTCCAGTTCTTCTACGATAAAGGAAGTTGTTTTATGCTCTTGATAACTTAATTCCGGTTTACGATGCAAGTGGCGTCGCATAGCTATAATATCATCAAGATACGTTTTGGCCCGTTGCTTTAGCTTACTAAATTCCATAACTAAATATTATTTTTTCCTGCTTTATAATAAGGGTTGTGAATTATACAAATTATATTACAAGTCTATAGACCTATTTATGTAACATCTTATAAATAAATTCGTAAAGAGACATTGTATACTTTAGGTAGGTAATAAATCAATGAAAACCAGATCATGAACAGAAGAAAAATAACGTGGGAAATAGTATTAGCCGGCTTAGCATTTATAATCATCGGTATTTACCTGGCTGATAAAAACAATACTTCTGAGGCTCCAAAAAACGGAGGAGTTAGAGAGGCTAACCCAACTGCCTTACCAAAGACATCGCAGCCCACAGACCTACCCAGTTCAATTATTATTGACCTGAAAGACCTTAAAAATCTTGACAAACTAAAAGAACTTAAGAAGTTAAAGGACCTTGAACATCTGGAAATTGATCTCAACAACATTAATGATATAATTGACAAGAAACTAAAGGAAAGTGATATAGAAGCAAGTCTCAAAAAGCTTGAGCATGAACTTAAACAAGTGGAAGAAGCCAACTTCGACATCAAACTTCAGGATAAAAAAGTTTATATCAACAAAGATTATAATATTGAGGATTCTAAGTGGACAGAAGTGAAACCAGGTGTCTATGCTTTTGAAAAAACGTTCTCAGCATCTCAACTTAAATCACTGAATCTTAACCTGGCTTTTGGAAACATCAATATTATTGGCACCCAAAAATCTACAGGGAAAATAACCCTACAGGCAACTGGCACCCTAGAAGACCCTGCGGTTCTATCCAAGCAATTCGTAATCAAGAAACAGCTGGATAGCCCAAATGCCTTTTTTAAAATAGCCCCTACTGAGAGTTCAAATTTACCTGATAAAATTAATTTGGAGACTACGCTCTCTTTACCCTCAACAGCCCATATAGATGCGCAAACGGCCGGGGGGCACGTCAATGCAAGTAGCCTCAGCGGCAATTATCTCTTCAAGACAAAGGGGGGGCATATTGAACTCAATACTATTGATGGAAATATTGAAGCTAAAACACAAGGGGGACATATAACAGGCAATCAACTTTCAGGCACTATGCGTCTTACTACGGGTGGAGGTCATATTAAAACAACCGACGTAGAGGGATCATTAAAAGCCGAAACCGGCGGCGGACATATAGAAATAACCCAACTAAAGGGTATGGCAAATGCTAAAACCTCAGGCGGAAACATCACTGCAACAGTTATGAAGGCCAACGGACCTATCAAATTACAAAGTTCAGCAGGAAATATTTCACTTTTGTTACCTGAAAATATCAAAGCAAACCTCGATATTTCAGGATCTGCCATAGAAATGGCAGACCTGTTCAACTTCAACGGTACTAAAAATAAAGGTAGCATTTCCGGTACAATTAATGGAGGTGGTACTGATGTGGTTGCAAGTTGCGGATTTGGGAATGTGAATATTAATGTTAATAAATAATGTTTGATGATACCCCTGAGGGAGACAATAAACTTGTTGTTACCCGTGACGGTTCTCACACCGTTTATTCTTCTCAATTTGACCAACACTATCATAACCCTAATGGAGCAATAGCTGAAAGTCGGTATGTTTTCTTTCACCAGACGGGTCTTATAGATGCGTTAGATAACGATGCAGAGATCACTATCTTTGAAATTGGATTTGGTACCGGCCTCAACCTGATGCTATTGCTGGACTATTACTTAACCAAAGATTCCTCCAGTCTAATCAACTATTATTCTGTAGAAGGATTTCCCCTTGATCTCCAAACGGCCCGTAATCTTAATTATCATCAACATCTGAACCATCCTCCCATAAGAAAGGAACTACTTAATATCTTTGGCAACCTTGATAAAGGAATAAACCAGTTTACTCCCCTCGACAATATTACTGTTCACCTTTTCAATGGGATGTTTTCTGAATTTCCCGAGAGCAATATTGGCGCTAACTATATATTTCACGATGCTTTTTCTCCCGATACCAATCCCGCGCTTTGGACCGGAAAAGTATTTAAAAAAACTCGCAATATAAGTGCCAGCAACGTCATATTATCTACCTACTGTGCAGCTTCAAAAGTGCAGGGCGCTATGGCATGGGCAGGCTGGAAACTTGCCAAAACTCAAGGGGCGCTGGGTAAAAGAGAAATGATTATCGGGGCACTGAATTCAGACCAGCTGCAAAACCTAAATCGAATCGATGAAGAACGATATGCGCGCCGCTACGCAGAAGGAGACTTCGACTAACCCACATTTCAGCCTGGCTTTTTGGGAATAAACAGATAAGTATCCCATTTCACTTCCTACCAACGCAGATAATCAGCCTCATTAATAGTGTTCCATGGCATTCAGCATTATGCTTAGTCTGGAGTCCAATCACTGAAAAGCTAATTACTGCTTCCCTCCTTCTGCTGAAACCGATGTAACAACCGACCCAGAAACTTGTTTGCATATATCTTGTTGATATGAGACATGTCTGCTAAAATCACCAGCCGTTCTTTACTACGAGAAAAAGCAACATTCAGTAACCGTGGAACAGCCAACCCATTCTTTTCTTCATCAAAAGGGCGAACAGAATAATGGCGTCGTCGGCCATACTGCTGCTCACCGCTCATCACTGTATCAAAAATTATAACATCCTTTTCCCGCCCCTGAAACGTATGTATTGTTCCTACCTCAACAACCCCCAGATCATTTTCGTACAGAGCGTGTCGAATATCATAGACCGTACTCCGAAATGGCACAATAATACCCACCTCTTCAACCGGCACCTGGTTCTTTATTACCAGACGTTTTACCATCTTTATGAGAATATGATTGTGCACCTCATTCATCGGTTGAAATCCTTTACCCTCATCTTTTTGCGTAAGCCTGGGACCATATTTCTGACTATCGATAACATTGACCGTTGTGTTGCTGCTCTTTTGGGGGGTAATAATTGGATCAGGATCCTCATCCGGCTGGGCTGTCTTCAAACGCCCTTCATAAAAGACCGTACTTAATACTTCAGCTAAATCTTCATTAAGGCGGTATTGCGTATCATAAAAGGTAGTAAGCGGACGGTTTTTATCATGCCAGTCAAATAGATCTTCCGTGGTCTCGGCATCCGAAGCAAAAGTAAAAATATCTTCTTCCAAGAAATTTCGGGCCTGTTTATCATCTGTCAGCGCAATAGGCGGTAACTGCATAGGGTCACCAACCACCACAATATGATTCTTCGCCTTCGCAGCCAATACCATCAAGTAGGGTAAGTTGGCCATCGAAGCCTCATCAATAACCACCGCATCAAAATGTTGCCCATCAAACAGGTCGGAAGTACAGACCTTAGCCAGTGTCGTTGCCACCAGCTGCTTTTTTTTGAGCTCAAAGCGTTCATTTACGGTAATCAATCTCTCTATTTTCTCCTCCAGTGCTATCTCACCCCCATGCTTATCCACACGCTCTCCCAGCCTGTTGATCTCCTCATCAAGCTCTTGGGGTACCTCCTCACCATGCTCCATCAGGTTGTCGATCTCCTTCTGCAGCTTCTGGTACTTCCCTAATAAGTTATCCAGGGTTGCAGCCTTCTCTTGCTGTTGTTGTTTCTTCTTTTCGATATGCTGATCAAACAGCACTGATTCTAATCGCTCGCTATCCAGCGCCATCTCCCCAAATCGGGTTACCTTCTTCTCCAGATGATCTTTTTCTGCGGATGTCAACGCTTTTAAAGCACTTAACAGGCCTACATCCACAGCCCGATTGGTATTCGCTGCAAAAAGCACTCGCTTCCCCTTTATAAGATAATTTGCAATCATAAAGCCCAATGTCGAGGTCTTACCCGTGCCCGGGGGGCCCCATACATAGAGCACTTCATTTTGCAGTGATTTGATAAGTGACTCATGTTGCGAATCATTTCGACGGCTGTCATCCAATACGCGAGTACTTTCGTCATCAGTATGATGCTCATCAGCATCGGGATAAAACAAACTGCCTACTCGTTCGCGTTCTTCTTTCTTATCGTCACCGAGTAAGCGCTCCAGTTCGCTACGTAGCTTGCGAAGTACAAAATCATTTTCCCACTCCACACTCACCTTGGGTACGGTGGCTCCATAATTATGAGGAAAATGCAACACCACTTTTTTGTCTCCCACCTCTACCGGGTAGAGTTCAAGCTCGTCATCATGATCTTCCAGCTCTCCCTGTATCACCTCAGCAAAACGAAGTGACTTATTACGAGATTCAAATTCATAATAAAACGTATTGGGCGGATGGTCTTCTAGGCGCCTGCCGTCGAAAAGTACATCTTGAGCCGGTCGCTCCCGAACGGTCTCGATCTCGGCATTAATTGCCTCAAGTGCCTGCTCAATCAGGCCCGATATTTTTTGTTTGCTGCTCATCTGAAATTCTAAGTAATTAAGATATTCACAAATTTTGGCACAACACGCAGTTATTCCTATTGATCCCAGAGTTCTGATCGAATGGTCTTCGCGCTTTGCTCAGAAATCCGGTATTCGAGCTGGATACGACGTCGTTCGGGAATTTTTTTCTCCACAAGTTTAGCACTTTGTGAGGTATACAATATTAAATCTGTTTCTCTAACAAAAAGAGGGAGCGACTCCCCATAAGTAGCGCCTGCTACAAATGAACCGCTAAAATTAATACTGACCTTAAGCTCATC
It encodes:
- a CDS encoding NAD(P)/FAD-dependent oxidoreductase; translation: MSYNFSFWEEDSLLQSFDIIIIGAGIVGLSSALFYKRAHPSARVVVLERGFLPSGASTRNAGFACVGSIGEHLADIKKESQDIVKERIVRRYRGLERLKEVIGEEAIGYRHCGGYEFFTSGDTFNRVSSEVERFNSWMEELIGESQVYTPTKMEGYSVIQNRLEGSLHPGKMIQALVQKVNAAGITIKWNSTVEKTTADGKVYITKGPTLKAGQVLHAANGFIRKLISDLDVAPGRGYVLVTNEQKELPWKGIFHHDRGYVYFRNVGQRLLIGGARNIDKEQEETEQFGVNPKIKKQLIQFVDEVLQLPQNWEIASEWSGIMGFSSNKSPIVRQVDNRRFVAAGLSGMGIAIGMDVAEQAVEML
- a CDS encoding M20 metallopeptidase family protein translates to MEFSKLKQRAKTYLDDIIAMRRHLHRKPELSYQEHKTTSFIVEELEELGINVDRPLQTGCVGVLEGGIEADKVVALRADIDALPITEEGKHKEPFISENSGVAHCCGHDAHTANMLGTARLLSEIRDQIEGTVLFIFQPGEEKLPGGGRLLCETGYLQKKGVDVIYGLHSYPDLEPGQIALRKGALMARPDEFRVELIGKGGHAASPHEAIDPIVMASQFVNQIQTIVSRNVNPTEPAVVTVGKIDGGSAHNVIPAKVDMLGTVRTFGKEIADMIRDRIEATAKGVAEATGGAYTFDFDYGYPAVINTEWAAENVKDAATELLGNGNVKLLEEPIMAGEDFAFYQQEFPGAFFFLGSGREETGSTYSWHHPQYNIDEDCFITGAALMASLVFKPLS
- a CDS encoding DUF4097 family beta strand repeat-containing protein, with the protein product MNRRKITWEIVLAGLAFIIIGIYLADKNNTSEAPKNGGVREANPTALPKTSQPTDLPSSIIIDLKDLKNLDKLKELKKLKDLEHLEIDLNNINDIIDKKLKESDIEASLKKLEHELKQVEEANFDIKLQDKKVYINKDYNIEDSKWTEVKPGVYAFEKTFSASQLKSLNLNLAFGNINIIGTQKSTGKITLQATGTLEDPAVLSKQFVIKKQLDSPNAFFKIAPTESSNLPDKINLETTLSLPSTAHIDAQTAGGHVNASSLSGNYLFKTKGGHIELNTIDGNIEAKTQGGHITGNQLSGTMRLTTGGGHIKTTDVEGSLKAETGGGHIEITQLKGMANAKTSGGNITATVMKANGPIKLQSSAGNISLLLPENIKANLDISGSAIEMADLFNFNGTKNKGSISGTINGGGTDVVASCGFGNVNINVNK
- the mnmD gene encoding tRNA (5-methylaminomethyl-2-thiouridine)(34)-methyltransferase MnmD: MFDDTPEGDNKLVVTRDGSHTVYSSQFDQHYHNPNGAIAESRYVFFHQTGLIDALDNDAEITIFEIGFGTGLNLMLLLDYYLTKDSSSLINYYSVEGFPLDLQTARNLNYHQHLNHPPIRKELLNIFGNLDKGINQFTPLDNITVHLFNGMFSEFPESNIGANYIFHDAFSPDTNPALWTGKVFKKTRNISASNVILSTYCAASKVQGAMAWAGWKLAKTQGALGKREMIIGALNSDQLQNLNRIDEERYARRYAEGDFD
- a CDS encoding DEAD/DEAH box helicase produces the protein MSSKQKISGLIEQALEAINAEIETVRERPAQDVLFDGRRLEDHPPNTFYYEFESRNKSLRFAEVIQGELEDHDDELELYPVEVGDKKVVLHFPHNYGATVPKVSVEWENDFVLRKLRSELERLLGDDKKEERERVGSLFYPDADEHHTDDESTRVLDDSRRNDSQHESLIKSLQNEVLYVWGPPGTGKTSTLGFMIANYLIKGKRVLFAANTNRAVDVGLLSALKALTSAEKDHLEKKVTRFGEMALDSERLESVLFDQHIEKKKQQQQEKAATLDNLLGKYQKLQKEIDNLMEHGEEVPQELDEEINRLGERVDKHGGEIALEEKIERLITVNERFELKKKQLVATTLAKVCTSDLFDGQHFDAVVIDEASMANLPYLMVLAAKAKNHIVVVGDPMQLPPIALTDDKQARNFLEEDIFTFASDAETTEDLFDWHDKNRPLTTFYDTQYRLNEDLAEVLSTVFYEGRLKTAQPDEDPDPIITPQKSSNTTVNVIDSQKYGPRLTQKDEGKGFQPMNEVHNHILIKMVKRLVIKNQVPVEEVGIIVPFRSTVYDIRHALYENDLGVVEVGTIHTFQGREKDVIIFDTVMSGEQQYGRRRHYSVRPFDEEKNGLAVPRLLNVAFSRSKERLVILADMSHINKIYANKFLGRLLHRFQQKEGSSN